ATGCTTACCATATAACTTTAGTGCACCATAGTGTTATAGTTGTTTCCGATTGTACACTAGAAGAACAAGCCTATCGTATATGCAGGGACCGAACCGAGAAAAAACTGGTGGTGTCAACTCTCAACACCAAGAGGTTAATGTTTGTTTTGAATTGGGAATGTTTCCTTCTTATTAATTTTATCCCAGAAGGATTTATTAAAACTTAAAAACTTTTTCTTTTGTGTGAAACTCAATTTAGTGCGTTCAAACTCAAATTTTATATTTCGATTTATGGCTACcctcttaaaataaaaatataattcaaataaaaatccaacttttttattcataaaaattcaaatattttaaaagtttatactatctaatttgatttttaatactTCCAGAGCTTGCAACAAACAAAGCTGCACATCCACCCCAGCCTAGCCTTAGGGACCGCATCACTTCATTTATCTTTTCAgagtatatataatttaattttaacttaaaaatttCCATGTGTTTTATAAGATATAATTGTTTAAACTCTGCcccattttatatttatatatgattaactaaatttttgtttaagttctttttttaaatagaattttattttatatttaataattatatataggtTTATTaccgttatatatatatatatatatatatatattgtaaaatttcaatttaacatattttttaatatttactttACAATATAATTATTATACCACCATTCAGACTAGACACGTGACACACTCCAACGGCTCCATGTGGACACTTGAGAGTAGTTTGTACCTCGCATCCATTATAACACTCATTCTACTCAGTCACTTGCTTTTCAATATAAAAACTCTTCTAAGTATGAATACTCTTTTCAAAAATCATTAGGACCCACTTAAGCGTAACAACCTCGTACTACTTAGAGGTCATTGTATACGATGATAATCACCTTACCACATCATATAAGCAGACAAGAGGACCTCTTTTGTATATACCCTTCCAAACTATGAGAAAAGATATATTTCTCCCTTACGATGAGAAAGGTATATTTTCTCCCTTTTAACAATCCTTGAGCACTTATTCTTTACAATCAAGCCTTACGATCTTCTTTCTCTCCTCTTGTCTTTTTCCAATTCTTTGCTTGTTAAGGTAAATCGATTTTCTTTAAATTACCATAATCTCTTCTTTATTGTATTTCGTATCAACaacaaaatatttaattatataagaTATAAATTGTATAAAAACATAAACTTCTTCACCATTgaactcaaattttgaatattaaaattgaatttaacaaatattttaagcgaatattatattttttatttaaactaatttttgagatacattatttttatccaaaatttaaaatttccggAACAATTTTGGTATTTGGAGTAGTCCTCCCTTAAAAACAAAACCTGGCGAACCTACTAAGCTTAGCCAATAACCATCTAGGAAGGAAAATAAATGGGCTGGCTTGAATGAATGAAATGCGATGCGCCACCCCTCCACTTTTACTCTGCTTATTGCTAATTTGCGCCACCGTCGCCTCCCGCCCTCCCCTCGCCCACGCCGGTGCCGGTTACAGTAAGATCGACGAGATCTCCTGTCCTAGTCGCCGGCGAATCATGTCCAAATCTCGCGTTTATACTGACGTCAACGTTCTTCGTCCCAAGGAGTACTGGGATTACGAGTCTCTCGCTGTTCAATGggggtaatttttttatttaattcctCAATATTTTCCTTGATCCTTGATCAGATTTGTCATTGGTTTATTTAATTGAAAGTTACGCTAGGTTGCATCAAGTAATGCCAATTCACGGTTGTGGAATTAGGTTAACGAGATCTTTAAATCTTACTGCGCTTACCTCAatcatttttgtaactttttgacaTATGATCCGAATGTCTTAAGCTAACTGTTCGATTCAGTTCGTGATTGATGTAAATTCTTTGTTCTTTCTTCGTGTTCTCGTTTTACTTTGATCCGTTTTAGTGATCAAGATGATTATGAGGTTGTTCGAAAAGTTGGAAGGGGAAAATACAGTGAGGTTTTCGAGGGCATAAATGTCAACAACAATGAGCGTTGTATAATAAAGATCCTCAAGCCTGTCAAGAAAAAGAAGGTTAGTACTTTATTTTTTTCTGTCAGATTTGATTAATTTTGGAGTAGATTTATATGAGAAAATCTTTAAAGCGTAATTGCAATTATACTATGTTACTCGGACTTGGGTGTAACTGTTGGACAGGGGTGTGTATTTGACATGAGTACGTTAGATTTGTTTGAAAGTTTTTCTATGTACTTGGAGGGTTACCTTTGCCCGAATATATGTTAGATGTGAGTATTTCACGAAAAACTGTGTCGGAGAATCATTGGCTATAGATTATAGaaattatatctattattattgttattattggcAGATTAAGAGGGAGATTAAAATCCTTCAGAATCTATGTGGTGGCCCGAATATTGTTAAACTTCTTGATGTTGTAAGAGATCAGCACTCAAAAACACCAAGCTTGATATTTGAGTATGTCAACAGTACAGATTTCAAGGTTCTCTACCCAACTTTGACTGACTATGACATTCGCTACTATATATATGAACTTCTCAAGGTAATATCATGTTCCTCACTCAAACTTTTGATGTATTGAACTTTGCCCCATCATGGTATTCCTTTgttgattgtttttttttttttttgaacttattATTTGTAGTTCTATTCTACACTTGATTGGGTCCCAAAAGCTGTCTGGCTTTTGAAGTTTTAAGAGGGTTGATGATTTGCATGTTTGCAGTATAGGATGATAggaattttttctttgctttgtaGGCCTTAGATTACTGCCATTCACAAGGAATAATGCATAGAGATGTCAAGCCTCACAATGTCATGATAGATCATGAGCTGCGCAAACTTCGCTTGATAGACTGGGGACTTGCTGAATTTTACCATCCTGGCAAAGAGTATAATGTTCGTGTGGCTTCTCGGTAATGCTTTGAAAACATCATGAATCGAATGACCAGCTTAACCCCCAAATATGCCTTTTTATATTTTCAAGATTGCTTTTTCCCTTGAGACCTTGAACAGACTGGCATTAGATATTAGTTCTTGTCTAAAAAATATAAGAACATTCCTTACTTCTCAGGTACTTTAAAGGGCCCGAGCTTCTGGTAGATTTGCAGGACTACGATTATTCCTTGGACATGTGGAGCCTTGGTTGTATGTTTGCTGGAATGGTGAGGAATTCCATTATTCTAGTTTAAATGAATTAAACTTTCATTCAAAACTTTCCAACTTTGGGTGCATAATAGAGTAGTTATGACTTATGATGTTTCATTGTCTAGATATTCCGGAAGGAACCATTCTTCTATGGCCATGATAACTATGATCAGCTAGTTAAAATCGCCAAGGTAATATACTTCTTCAGATTGCTGATTGCCAGATGTTTCAATATTGTTGCCCAAGATTTATTTATCATTTGTCTTGTTAAATTAACATTCTGGTTGGTATTATAGATGTTTTCTTTTTACTGTTTCCTGTAACATATTAGCCTGTATAGTGGTATTGTCCCTTGTCTATCTCATATTGTCCTCCTTGCTTTTACAATCTACATCTGGACAACCTTTTCAAGCATCTGCTGCTGTTGCTAGTGCTGTTTATTTGCAACTCTTTGTAGATGCAATTTTATCCTTGCAGATTTCAGTTTAAATATATATTGCTTCTTTATTGTCATAGCTGGAGAGGGGATATGTAGAAGGGGCATACTTTAGGTGCACTGTCAAACAAGAAGTTCTATTCACTTTCTTTCCCGGTTTTTCCTAACAAGTATTGCCAGTTTTGTGTCAATGCTACACAACGTTTGACTGCTATTAATGCACCTTCAGGTACTAGGGACTGATGAGTTAAATGCATATTTGAACAAGTACCATTTAGAGTTGGATCCTCAACTTGATGCACTTGTTGGAAGGTATGTGAAGAATTAATATATATCCAATATGTAGGGTCCATGTTACTCAGACTCCAATGTGAGTGTTGG
The Gossypium arboreum isolate Shixiya-1 chromosome 10, ASM2569848v2, whole genome shotgun sequence genome window above contains:
- the LOC108489702 gene encoding casein kinase II subunit alpha-1-like isoform X2 encodes the protein MNEMRCATPPLLLCLLLICATVASRPPLAHAGAGYSKIDEISCPSRRRIMSKSRVYTDVNVLRPKEYWDYESLAVQWGDQDDYEVVRKVGRGKYSEVFEGINVNNNERCIIKILKPVKKKKALDYCHSQGIMHRDVKPHNVMIDHELRKLRLIDWGLAEFYHPGKEYNVRVASRYFKGPELLVDLQDYDYSLDMWSLGCMFAGMIFRKEPFFYGHDNYDQLVKIAKVLGTDELNAYLNKYHLELDPQLDALVGRHSRKPWSKFINADNQHLVSPEAIDFLDKLLRYDHQDRLTAREAMAHPYFSQVRAAESSRMRTQ
- the LOC108489702 gene encoding casein kinase II subunit alpha-2-like isoform X1: MNEMRCATPPLLLCLLLICATVASRPPLAHAGAGYSKIDEISCPSRRRIMSKSRVYTDVNVLRPKEYWDYESLAVQWGDQDDYEVVRKVGRGKYSEVFEGINVNNNERCIIKILKPVKKKKIKREIKILQNLCGGPNIVKLLDVVRDQHSKTPSLIFEYVNSTDFKVLYPTLTDYDIRYYIYELLKALDYCHSQGIMHRDVKPHNVMIDHELRKLRLIDWGLAEFYHPGKEYNVRVASRYFKGPELLVDLQDYDYSLDMWSLGCMFAGMIFRKEPFFYGHDNYDQLVKIAKVLGTDELNAYLNKYHLELDPQLDALVGRHSRKPWSKFINADNQHLVSPEAIDFLDKLLRYDHQDRLTAREAMAHPYFSQVRAAESSRMRTQ